From Epinephelus lanceolatus isolate andai-2023 chromosome 23, ASM4190304v1, whole genome shotgun sequence:
GTGGCGCTACAATATTTCAGATTTCTTTATGTCCGATTgttggttgattgattgataattaCACTTCAAATTTATTAGTATGAATGTAATCTATTACGTCACTTTTCTATTTTGATATGTTAATTACTATTTTATTTGCACAAATTTATAATGTTGTAAGTGTTCCACTGATGTGTTATGTGTTGAATATTCCTCTGTATGTGAACAGGAGTGATGATCTTACCTAGGTGTCTGACGTGCCACAGTGGGTCCATTGTTGTGTATTTGTCATGAAACACTATTAGCATGGGTGGAGTCGCAACGCCTCCTGCCATGGCACTGCTGTATATGTTATGCCTGGTGGAGAGGAGGTGGAAAATTTCTGATCAGGTAGATGCTTCTACTGCTCAACAACTcataaaaaatagaaacataaaaatgtatgttACAGCCTTCAGGCATAAAATGGAGCTCAAAGTCCTGTGACACTGAAAAGAAAAGAgccagagacagaaaaatgtaaGTAATACAATAATATTACTTAATAATGAATTAATTGAAGGATTAACTGGTGCTTTAACTGATGTTAAACACAGAAATATAAAGTGGTGCTAACCAAAAGCTATGTTGGAATGTAGGAACATATTAGAATGAGTGAAAGCCGCTGATCAGCAGGCAGTGTCTCAGTGAGCAGCTGACAGGTAGAGAGAGACAGCTGGAAAAAACTTTGTGTACAGACAGCATATTTTCCGATCTAACCAGCGGCGCCCCAAAGTGGGGGCAAGGGGGGACCATGACCTCAAAAATAATTGAAGATcaacattactgtctttaaaaGGCTGTGGTGCACAATTGTTTTTAGCTAGTGCAAAGGCAGCTAAACAAGACATCCTAAGGCATCCAATGATACCAACCATCGTGGCATAGTTTGTTGGGAAGAcggctaaataatgctccaaagttaggcaAAATTTTGGTGAGTGAACagctggcatggccattttcaaaggggtcccttgaactctctcCTCAGGAtgtctgaatgaaaatgagttctatgggtacccacaagTGTCCCCTAAAATTTGAAAAGTCTTGTTTCCAGCAAATGTTGTGTTCCTGACAATCAAAGTAtgccttcaaattaaagctgtatatttgtctttttaagaaaAGGACAACCAACCTATTTGAAGAATGACGGATTGTCTAAAATgtacagatacataacacattaaaacaagatagttttggaactcaaaatgttacctGCATTAGTTTATGggcatcagataattagtaataatAACTTTAGGATAACAAACCAAAGTCTATTAGTATGCGACTCCTTAACTCTCCATATTAACATGCTAGCCTACATATTATGCAGCATAATAGAATTTCTTAAAtccagttatggcttttggttttggtgccaccactagattttcagtggcccaaTGTGGCCACCCCTATAAAAAATTCTAGGGGCACCACCTCACCTAACTCAGTGAATGGAgggtttattttaacaaaaccagagttggtgattattgtaacagtggaaagacaaaccaagacagtTTTATTGAGATTTATTTAGTTTCTGTCAAGTTTAAAAGAAGAGTGTTTAGGATGAGTTAACACAATTAACAAGACAGTTAAGCTGGTCTTAGATTGTTGAAAGAGGGAAACTTGAATTCAGAAAGTGTTTTTCTTCACACTTAGTCCTCTGGCTTGAAATGTGGctgttggttttgatcctgATTCGTGTTGATACAATGGACTTCAATGATAAGAAGCTTTTATAGTTAAAAAAGTTGTATCAAGATATCCATAGAAACTTctcaaaacactgcagcatcATCCACTCCTCACTGTACTCCTGCTTGTGACAATACCACCATATCATACAGACACATAGTAAGGGAACATAAGCAATTTGAGATTTTTGGATGAACAAAAATGTATAATCACATATTGTCTTCATAGCAGTTGAAATTAACACGCTGTTGACAGATGAAATGACGGTAGGGgtgaatgcatttaaaaagcaggtGCCAGGCTGGAAGGATGTCTGTACCACAAGAAGATATGTTATATTTTCACCTTGTTATGTATGTTAGAAGTTTTGTATCTGTGCATCAACGAACTGGAGACCCTAAGaaatttttattgtgaaacacacTTTTGATCTTTTTTGAAACAGGAATCTCAGAATAAGGACTAAAAATTGcatgtggtttgttgttttgtatgtaatTAAATATTCCATTGTTTTTATACAGCTCTACTCCGCCAATaaattactgtatttttttcacTATACGAAGTCCTTCGAAAGCAGTTCTGCAGTGTTTAACTTTCCCCAGATCtttatgtttaatatgaacatgcGGCAAAATGCAATGTGAGGTTTTCCAGAAGCTGATGGTCACTGCGTGTACCTGAAATTCTCCTCCATCCATTTCTCCAGCTGTTTGGTGATCTTCTGTTTCTTCCATTCGCTGATATCTGCCACAAAAACTCCAGGGTTGAAAGAGCATTCTCTGGGGTTGATGCCCAGGTCTTTAACTTCCTTTTTCCTGTAGTCTAGGAAGCCCATGTAGGTTGTCTAGGGGACGAGCTCAGAGGAGAGGGCAACATTTCAATAACCAACGTGTCTTTTCAAATTCATAACATTCAGTATCGATTCCTCAAATGGTCCCAGGTGAACAAATAGCATTAATGATAAATTTTACATTAATTCACATCTAAGTTGAATtatgtaataataaaataatactaacacatatgcacacacatacactgcatGCTATCCATTTAGCTAAATGAAAAGTTGGAGCAATTCACATTCATTTTTGCAGGAGACCCACTGCTGTATTTGATTTTCAGACAATCAGTCATTGTGTTGCCTCTTTATACTGGCAGGTTAATACACAAAGTGATATGATAAAAGACATAGACATCCACCTGCATGCCGATGCTGCGCACCATCTCATGTGTGGAGGGCAGGTCACAGTCAGTGGAGAAAGCAGCAGCATGACCTGACTTTAGTTTGATATTAAACAGATCCTTAATGTCACCTGAAAAGCAGGAAAGGCCTGTAAGTTGTATACTCTATACTTGTTAATTGCCATCAGTGGGAAATATCAGATTTGTCTCTTTGCTCTTTATAGTTTAGTTCATCTTTTCAACAAAAAGCCACTGCACAAAGACATAATTAATACAAAATCAATTTTCAATAAGTGCGGATTTGGTGTTTATCTATGAGAAATTCTCATCCATTCAGGTGAAAGAGTTTAGTTAACAAAAACATATGacacaaaaaactaaaaatctaaaacatttagaatttttaaaaatgttttattatagaGTTTTATAATTACACATAAGTGTGTTAAGTCTGCTGTAACAGCACGGGGATCGATAAATTCCGATCCAATATATAATGTTCACTCTTATCGTGTATTCATAGCCCTATGTCTCCACTAAATGtcaattaaatatgtttttgaaaatttctacaaacaacagagagaagaaaaCCTACTTGGTGGAGGTTATTATCTGGCCTGGTAAGACCATCATGATGACATGAGCTAAACAATCTGTTTCACTCcatgtatcagtctggactcagtGCCGCCCCGCCTCATATCCAGAAATTAAAAATCCAATCTGGGCCAATCAGAGTTGTACACCATAGATGACAACAtaagcagccaatcagggatGCAATGTACTTTGATGATATAAAATGCAGGCCGCAGCTTGCAAAACTGTAATGGCGGCTCCTGAAGCAACAAATGCTAACTCTGTTTATAgagtaaaaacagcaaaaagtgAAGTTATTACAGAAGAGTCAATAATaagaaagaaacaagaagaCACTTTTGTCTTTCTTCCGACTGGAGTTggcaaaagcttgatttatcaACTGGCTTCGCTGGTGATCAAGATGTTCCCTGGCGTTTTGTTCTGCAAATTGTCTGTCAAGGTGAGTACTCCCGCTcaccgaaagtgtttggggcagcaCAGAGTCCACCGATATAGAGTGCAAAACAGACTGTTGAagctcacgtcatcaggatggtcttaccaggctagtTATTATCATTACAGGTAATATCTATATGGTGACCTATTTGTAATGAAATCTAGCAAGTCCAACTACAACACAAAATAAGTCAGCAAGTTTTTGGATTAGTCCCTGGAAAAAGGCAGTTCCAACAGTAAAGCCACTTAATCTGAAGGATACAAAGAATGATTTTCACATGGGCTCCTTCCTACCACGGAAAAATACATACCCTGCACAATGACATCATCGTCTAAGTATATCACCCTCTTATGGTTGATGTCAAGCAGCGGGAGGTAAAAGCGCACAAAGTTGAGCTGCAAAGCAAAAGCAAAGATGTTACACCTGTTTGAAATTCTATGTTTAGATCGTTGGGCCTCACACTTTCATCTGTGCACGTATAAGGTATGTACTCACTGGATGTAGCAGATCAGGTCGAGAGGAATCTGGCTTCACCTTTCCTTTTAGAACCATGGGGTTAAACTCCAGTATCTTATATTTGATGCCTTTCAGTTTGGTCCTCCCTATGTACTGTCTGGGAAGATGCACAGAAAGTAAGATTGGGTAATTCAACACAAAAGTCATCAGGATATGCAGTAATACTGGGATGTCAGGTgtcctaaaaaaaacacccacacatcCTCTCCATATTTATGGAGATTACagattaacacattaacaacacgACAGCTAAAAACAGACTCAATCCATTCAGGGGCACAAATCACCTGTAAATTCCAAATTATCATATCATTTAAACAAGTGACAAACCTCGTCAGTCTCACGGCATCACGAAGAGTGACAATATAAAAGAACACACGGGCGTCTGTGTTGCTATAGACACTGTTGATGGTTGCCATGGTTGCACCGATTCGTTCTTCCGATGCACATATGATGATGGGGATGACATTATTCGCCTTGGACGCTTTCACTGCAGGAACCTGTGCTGCACCTCCAAGGCTCTTCCAGTGATCTGAGAGAGTTTTACAAGAAAAAGGAGTAAAtactgcatttgttggggactattttcagctgtggatgaatacacatttggtgTTTGGCACAAATGAATAGTATATATGAGGCTTTATAAACACCACACAATATTCTGACACAATTGAATGAGCTCTGTAAAGACCTGAATGAAACCTGTGTGGGTGTACCTGAGAGTTTGGGCCGAGCGGAGGCTCTGAGAAGAGTACTGTGCAGTAGGAGACACACCATCAGTACCAGCAGCCCCAGGAGGATCCGGTTAACTGAGACGCAGAGAGAGGCAGgaatcagtcagtcagaggtTTGACAAGTGCAGCGTCTGTTAAAATGACTTAAACCTGTATTCTTTCTGActgccagcagggggcgactctaCTGGTACCTCAATTGAAGAAATTGATGTTTTAATGTTGTCATGCTGTCATGGAGAAGGCCTGAAACTAGTGATTGAGACAATTATCAGGAAAATGTAAGCTATGATCATGTTTAGAGTGAAATATATGATAAAGCAGGGTAACGACAAGACACTAACACGGTGGTGTCCTCAGATTCTTAAGCTATGTTCACATTACAGTACTTAATGCTCAATTCCAATTATTTCTACTATCTTTCTGCCCAGACTGTTCACATCCATGTTTAAAGTGACCCATATCTAACATCAGTGTAAACCTGCCCTTAAACGCCTCACATGTAACCAATAACATCACACACATGTGTGTTGGaatgacaacaaaaaactgAAACATTTGCAAAACAGGCATCATTTCTGTATTAGGAAGGTCCCATGACTTCATTCTGCAGaataattagccatgtgcttctgGTTGGGACAGTGCGTAGCATATTTTCAGAGAAATGGGTGTTTCGGGATAACGGGCTACTGTACAAATGAGCTTTTGGTCCATTGGCTTTGTTAGCAGCTACTGCTGGTAGTTCTGTGGAGAGAGACGTGGATGTGGCTGGGAGAGAAAATAGGAATTGTGGGGTCGTAATGTGGGGGGTTTCACAGGGGCACGAAACCCTCCGTTTGGCAGTCAGACTCTATTGACTGGTGACTGGAGCAGCAGTGAACGTAGCCAttgtcagatccacccctcgctcctccacagcgttaccgtctcgtccaaatatggtcacatctgGCTCCAAACCCCAAGATGgggatggccaaaatgccaaacttaaggTTTCAAAATTGTAGTCTACAAgtcaatgggtgatgtcactggTGGCATCCACTTCATTTAAACAGTGTACGGTCTTGGCTCAAGCCTCATACTCAATGAACAGACATGAGACTATTCGATGTTATCAGACTCActgcaacaaaaataacatgtcAAACTATTCTTTAAACAATTTAGTATTTGTCATTACATCAGCATAAAGCTGTGTAAACTGTGAATTGATATGTTTTCCTTTCATAGCAGCAGAAATACTTATTGTGTTTCATCGCTGGAGTTGCATTTTCTCCATCAGCTGCTTGTCAGGCAGACCAGAGAGCGAGGAGAATCAAATACCCATCTGCAACCAGTTAACTGGCTGCTCATTCAGGTGCAATAACTACTTCTGCATAGTATTCTACCTGAGCAGCACTTCTACACTCAAGTATTCAACCAATCCTTCACTGGCATAAATATTTGGGTTGCAAGTGTTATCAGCTGTGGATGGAGTAATTTTCTCAAGGAGTAAAAATCTGGAGGCAAAATTAAAGCATTAAAACCAAATCTACAAGATTTTAACTTGTTGCAGTTTGATTGTGGAAGCAAACTCCTAAGTCTTTTGAATTCAATCCAAACTGCTGTTCACACACTGGATGAAATCGTTAAAGTTAACTCCTTACAGCCTGTCATCTGGTTACCTCATCACACCCTCCCCcagcgcacgcacacacacacacacacacacacacataaatggtGCACGTGCATGGAAGTTGGATGCATTCCTGGAGAGACATTCGAGGGTTCTTTTACTGGCAATGTCTGCAGCAGCTAAATCTCACTTTATACACAAAGAACAGTTGATACTATAGGTGATATTTGAGTGTTAACCCACAAGTAGACAATTGAGTTGTTAGTGTTGCTGTCCATCAACACAAAGAGAAGGCATTTCTTATTTGTCTCGTGTAAATGTGTCTCCCCCAAGGCCATAAATCAGTCATATTATAGTTGTATTACACTTTGTCTTCACTTACTTTTTCTCAGGAGAGccatgtttcatgtttgcttCTAATGacatctgcaaacacacaacacacacacacacacacacacacacacagagaaaaagagagagctaTTTAGTTACAAGAGAAGATGAAAGCTGAACTATTCCTTGGCCTTAATTATGATGTATTGAAAGATTTGGCCGTACCTTCAGTGGAGTATTAACAAAACCTGGCAACACAGCTAAAAGTGACTTGAGTCTTTGTTATTTATTAAGATGACAGATCTCAGATGTTTTTGCATAAATGTGAGGAaagaaactgtgaaaaaaaaaaaagttcacaaCATGGCAGAAGAATCGGGTTTTACTGTGTCaaccagctttttttttttcttattaccTTCGCCTGTGAAAGGACATCATCACATGACTACACTTTACAAGTGTGGTTTCTATAAGTTTACTTTCACATACATCCTCGCTGGAGAAACTCACCTATAAACAGAACTTTTTTCATAACATACATATATTTCAAGTCATATAATCAATACTCCCAGTCTATTCAAATTCCCCAATGTTTGTTTGGGGCACACTTAACTTTCACTGGCAAAGGAAGTTCCTCATAaaagcccagacacaccagACCAACATAAAAAAACCTGTGACAACAAAGGCCGACTGTTGCGGCACCTCATgctgcctgtgtctcagccaaaaaacaGCCAAATACTTGAAGGGCCCATAtgatttgttctttcaacatcaggttgtgttgtcaATATGCTAAtttgctaactagcatcttgaaacTGTCCTATTGGTCTTCCGGTtcccttttttaaatgacaatacagactactgccacctgctggtatcatggatgtataaagagcaacatgaagccaaaatggttcaaaTGCGGTGGTTAAAATGACCTGTATAATCAGCACTGCTTCCACACTGTGTGGCCCATAAAGCAGGTACACTACAGACTTCCACCTGCTGAGCCGGCTACTTCCGATTTAGCAATCTGTTAACTTGAATAGGTATAAAATGATTCGACTGAGCAACTCTTCTAAACTTTTCAAATGTCACCGAAACAAATTGATTATACCCCAATAGTTAATTCCTGGTGGTTGCGATGTACAAAAAATGTACCCATCGATTTACAGATATCTCTTTCaccatgtaagtcaatgggacaAAGTTTTTTGGGGGGCCACAGTGCATTACATGATGGTGTAATTACCCTGTTTGACAACTATGACAATTCGCATCAAAGCCCGGCAAAGTTCCTGAGAGCCTGAATGCTAcagtatggagagttatttcctctcatgcacgCACAGAACATACGTGCTGGCTGGCCACTGGCTGTAGTGTTTGTCATGTGTTCAAGAGCAACtctttggctgagacacaggcaatGTGAGGTGATGCAACAGTCTGCTTTGGTCACCACTTGTTCTATGATGCCAGtttagtgcagtggttcccaaatggtcccgccacagggtccagatttctccttaatcattagttcaaggtccacaccaTTTATAACATTCGGCATCATAcatgtgtttggccatgttgtcaagctagtttgctgtctctgttaagtccattattcactcactctacagcaggaatctgcacttcaaaataaaagcttgcaTTTggacttttggaccatgacccaccagttggtaACCACTGGTTTAGTGTGTCTTGAGCCTCAACAcatcacaaagactacagccaatggccatCTAGCATGTTCGTTCTACACCTGCATGAGAGCAAATAACTTTCAACACCACTCCAGCCTGTTTTCGGTattcaaaaagagaaactgGAGGACCAAAAGGATGGATGTaagacactagttagccagttagcacattagcaaCAAAACCCGACGTTGAAAGAACAAACAATATATACCATGCCCTAGCAAACAATTGCAAACCATTTTTGCTGAAGAGCTCAGTACCTTAAAGTAATCTTATCTTATATATttcttatattatatatattttgactGTAGTCTTTTGATTGCTTTCggatcagagtgatctctctcaatGAGGGGCTCCGCTACTGATTCAACATCCTGAATCGTCAGGAGAGCTGCCGACAAGGAccaacggtgcaggacacaccacaaaaactagagCGACACATGCTCACCAACAGCCCAGCACCGAACAACAGCTGACAGTTGGTCTGGGGTGCAGAGCCCTAGCCACAATGTTTCTCCAAAACCTATAAGTACTGTACGGGTTCTCTGTTTCATATATGCCTCTGTGGTAGAAAGCACTTCTCTACAATGATTGCATGCTTGCTGCAGTAGGAGCAGTTTTATAGTGAAGGATGCGTTGAACAAATGCAAAGAGAAGCCACAGGTTCTTTTGGTCAAGGTGAACATTGTGATCACAGCCAGGATTTCTTTCAATCTCAAGATTTGTTGAAGACTCAAGAAATAGAGAAGCTGTGAACTCATCAGGGTCCTTGCATGGGCAGACTTGATTAAGACTTGTTGATAAGGGGTTGGTCAGTTTGCCCCAAAAACTATAGTCACAGTGAAACTCATCACAAAGAGAAATCATTTGAATTTCGATATATGAATGTACATGCAGAAACATATGTGACACAtatttttcatgtatttctgtgtgtgacCGTGACAAgctgtcagtgtgacctcactgagGTCCAAAGCCAGGAGTCACTGGACAACACATGTGGCTGTATTTTGTCCAAAACCTTCCACCACATCCTTCCTGGTGCCAGGGCTTCATCAAGGAATCTGTTTGCCTTCAAGCCTTTTAAACGTTTATATAACAACAGAAGAGAAATGCTTACACAATGAATGATGAAACAGACTCCTAACTGTGCCACAGCTAAAAAAATCCATCTGATTTACCCCAATCTCCATCAAGTCCTCTCAGAATTAACAACTGGGTTTCACTGACCTTAACACGTCAATGTAAAGTGGTGAAACCTCAGCACGCTTTAAGTTGCTCATCAGCTTCACACCCACAGTAAACTTTTCTGCTTCACCACATCCTCTCTAAAACCTGCGACTCTTAACTGAACTAGAACAAGACATGCATTTTGTGTCGTGCATTTGGTTCTGGTTTGTTTGTCGCTGTTTAGAGCAGCCCTAAACATCTGGAGCTGATTAGCCTCTGATACTGAGCTGCCTACACGCTGTCTCTGGCCTGCATTCGAACAATTGGTTATCCACTCAAGGCTCTCCAAAATGCAATGCACTGAactaatgtgattttttttccaatctCAATGCATTTATAGTCACATTGCCAGTGCTTTTGTAGAACTACAGCACCAGATATGAACTCTCACATGATTTAATGTATCTTCTATTCTTCATTTTTGCGAATTTGTTAGATAAATGATGCTAAATATTAGTATAGacggctctctctctctgtttcattaTTTTCCTTAAATGGTTTCTTAAAAACATCACTGAGGACTTAGGCCACATTAATACTTTTTGATTAAGCAGCAACGAGCTACAAAAGTTTCTAAAAGTTTGCATGCAACTGTGCATGTGTcactgtgtaactgtgtgtgtggatgggggTTGGGGGTCCAAACCAAACCACTTAAGTCATCACGCTGCAAAAAATTCCTAACCTGGATAGAGCAGTTAAGCTTTTAAGGACTAAAATTAACACACAACAGAAAAGATCTGAAACATTTCATTAATCTGCAATAGAGTTCAATTGTTTTGAGGAGCTTTCTAAGGAATATATATTAGAAACAAGCTTAAAGGAGACAAATTACTTCCCTTAGGAAGTGCAGTATCAGACAACAACagccacaacaacaaacaaacaaaacccagAACCCTAATTCCAGATAAGTATTGAACTGCATTTACACAAGGGTAAAACTGCGTCATGCATTATGCATTTACAGATTTTCCAATTGCTATTATATTAAAAAGTTGCAtccagacatttttttaaagttagatatttttttcagtgtagcAGGACAAAAAGTTCTCATGTCTAACTAATACAACAGTGCTGCAGAAATAACACAAATAACACTAATCTATACAAAACACAGCATATTTCACAAAATACAATAGATTTATATGTTCAAACCCGCATTCAGTAAAGCATGCACTTTAGAGGACAGAGATAAATGAAGGAGGTGTGTCCCTTTTGGTCTGATCTGAAAGTTATCAGCCATGCAGCACAAATTAAAGCACGTGTAAAATGTCAGTAAAGAACTTACCAGAAAAAGAGGGTGTTGATTCTGGCCATTCTCATTCCTGTTGTTCATGGTCCATGTTGTAAAACCTCTGAGGACTGAGACTCACCCTCACCAACAATCCCACTTTTCTCCTCtcccacctttttttttctctgtcttcccTCCAGATGTGACTCATCTTGTTCACCAGCGCTCTGGTTCCTCGCTGTCATCTAACCACACGCTGAATCAGCTCTCCTTATTTCATGGAATTATAGGAGTGATACTGAATATTAATTTCTGCCGTGAGCGAGTGTTTGGTATATTTTTTTAGTAACGGCTGTAGGCTTGTTTCTTTAGGgacaatgtgaaaaaaaaacccctacaGTTAGGCTATTGAAAATTACATTGACACCACTCTATTTTAACCAGTGGGCTGTGACATATATTTAAAGTGAGTTTTATAATGCTAGCACAGGTCAAACATCTCATAAATTCATATCCTGGAGGAAATAActgattttaaaacagtttgtgAGTGCTTTGGCGAGCAAAATCGCACGTCGCcacaaaaactacatttcccatTATCGCTAGGGATTAGCTCTGCTGGAAAGGACGACTAAAACATATCCCTTCCTCAACACTTAAAGACTTCGCATTTGTTAGGCCTGTAGATGTTGGTGTCTAAATTATCTGTTGGTCATTAATAATGTTTCAATTATTCGAAACAATTATCAAATCATCCGCTTACTTATTTTtaacatagtttttttttacccttgaGTGTGCATTTGAATAATACTAACTTAAGCTTGTTTGACCATTTACAGTAATGCTGTATGTATGGAAACATAGTCACAGTGTAAGGTCATGGCTGGCCATCTTATTTTTGCTGCTCGGTGAAAACAACCTAGTAAACACTTTTCTCCAGATCTGCTTTACTATTTACTGTCATTTTGAGAGTTAAGGTAACGTCCTGCAGCAGCGTCTGACTTCCACCCAGCATGGACGAAGACACTTTAAAGCTGCTGGTGAAGCTCACTCAGGAGGGACAGTTAAACTCTCTGGAGAAAAGGATAACGTCAGGCGGCTTGGCGGCGGCTCAGACTGTCAGCAGTAAACACTATGGTCGCTCCGGGGACACCCTGCTGCACTACGCTGCCAGGAACGGACACCTGGACATCGTGGAATATCTAATAACGCGGGTGGGCATGGATGTGGATGTGTACAACAACGACTACAAGAGGCCGCTGCACGAAGCTGCATCCATGAGCCACCAGGCGTGTGTTAGCTACCTGCTTCGGGCAGGAGCTCAGGTGGACAGTCTAAAGAAAGCTGACTGGTGAGGATGACCCTACTAACCTGGTGATTAGAACAACCATAAAGATAGTGTCATACATATGGCGCCATCTTTCGGCTTCAAAAAGGAACTGTCGTGCAACAAATGTCAGCtcccttcgatagctcagttggtagagcggAGGACTGTAGAGGCTGTAAGCTGAAatccttaggtcgctggttcGAATCCGGCTCGAAGGAGCACTCTTTTGATGCGACTATAAACCGATTATTTTACGAAATATATATGAAACTATTGTTCAAAGACGAGAAACACACAAACGAATCATGATAAAGACACAAAGAAAATCAGCGACAGCAGGCTCATCGGCAGGTCGTCAGTTGGCACCTCTCGTGTTATAGACAGAAGCGACTGTTCTTTCCTCATCATTTTTGGATTTGGGCCTCCCCGAAgctgcaaatatttttccttgaccTTTCCGAAGTGACTGgcggaaaatgcatgaccctttcttcaccataaattagttattagattttaaaTCTTACTCTTTGGAGTTTGAAAGTTAACGTTAAAGacgaaatcctggagttgaaaataGCTTTGGTTTTCCACTCTTgtcatgcatgctggttagtcaGTGCAGGtggtttatttttggtcaaatttaaaatgacaaatagaATATaaggattttgatgaaatatcactattgAAAGTTCAGATTTggttatgtttatttatttttatttttttctgattgaagcattttttgcatgtgatgtgtgtcCAAGGACTGCCAGAAATTCAAGAAAGTCCAATGGTAATTTCTGTTTTACAGTTTTCaactatgataaatggtgtaattttccCGAGAGCAGTTTTGGAAGG
This genomic window contains:
- the glt8d2 gene encoding glycosyltransferase 8 domain-containing protein 2 → MALLRKINRILLGLLVLMVCLLLHSTLLRASARPKLSDHWKSLGGAAQVPAVKASKANNVIPIIICASEERIGATMATINSVYSNTDARVFFYIVTLRDAVRLTRQYIGRTKLKGIKYKILEFNPMVLKGKVKPDSSRPDLLHPLNFVRFYLPLLDINHKRVIYLDDDVIVQGDIKDLFNIKLKSGHAAAFSTDCDLPSTHEMVRSIGMQTTYMGFLDYRKKEVKDLGINPRECSFNPGVFVADISEWKKQKITKQLEKWMEENFRHNIYSSAMAGGVATPPMLIVFHDKYTTMDPLWHVRHLGWSPDARYSESFLEEARLLHWNGPFKPWNYPAVHLDLWERWFIPDPSKRFSLVRPESND